From the Arvicola amphibius chromosome 2, mArvAmp1.2, whole genome shotgun sequence genome, one window contains:
- the LOC119807952 gene encoding serine-threonine kinase receptor-associated protein, giving the protein MAMRQTPLTCSGHTRPVVDLAFSGITPYGYFLISACKDGKPMLRQGDTGDWIGTFLGHKGAVWGATLNKDATKAATAAADFTAKVWDAVTGDELMTLAHKHIVKTVDFTQDSNYLLTGGQDKLLRIYDLNKPEAEPKEISGHTSGIKKALWCSEDKQILSADDKTVRLWDHATMTEVKSVNFNMSVSSMEYIPEGEVLVLTYGRTIAFHSAVSLEPIKSFEAPATINSASLHPEKEFLVAGGEDFKLYKYDYNSGEELESYKGHFGPIHCVRFSPDGELYASGSEDGTLRLWQTVVGKTYGLWKCVLPEEDSGELAKPKVGFQETAEEELEEIASENSDSMYSSTPEVKA; this is encoded by the exons ATGGCCATGAGGCAAACGCCGCTCACCTGCTCCGGACACACGCGGCCCGTGGTGGACTTGGCCTTCAGCGGCATCACGCCTTACGGCTACTTTCTGATCAGCGCCTGCAAAG atGGCAAACCTATGCTCCGCCAGGGAGATACAGGAGACTGGATTGGAACATTTTTGGGTCATAAAGGTGCTGTTTGGGGTGCAACATTGAATAAAGATGCCACCAAAGCTGCCACAGCAGCTGCAGATTTCACGGC CAAAGTGTGGGATGCTGTCACAGGAGATGAATTGATGACCCTGGCTCATAAGCACATTGTCAAGACTGTGGATTTCACACAG gaTAGCAACTACCTGTTAACAGGGGGGCAGGATAAACTGCTGCGCATATATGACTTGAACAAACCTGAGGCAG AACCTAAGGAAATTAGTGGTCACACTTCCGGTATTAAAAAGGCTCTGTGGTGCAGCGAGGATAAACAGATTCTTTCAGCTGATGATAAAACTGTTCG tCTTTGGGATCATGCTACAATGACTGAAGTGAAGTCTGTGAATTTTAACATGTCTGTTAGCAGCATGGAATATATCCCTGAGGGAGAGGTCTTGGTTCTCACTTATGGGCGAACTATTGCTTTTCATAGTGCAGTAAG TCTGGAGCCAATTAAATCCTTTGAAGCTCCTGCAACCATCAATTCTGCGTCGCTTCATCCTGAGAAGGAATTTCTTGTTGCAGGTGGAGAGGACTTTAAACTGTATAAGTATGACTACAATAGTGGAGAAGAATTAG AATCCTACAAAGGTCACTTTGGTCCCATTCACTGTGTGAGGTTTAGTCCTGATGGCGAACTCTATGCCAGTGGTTCTGAAGATGGCACATTGAGACTGTGGCAAACTGTAGTAGGAAAGACCTATGGCCTTTGGAAATGCGTGCTTCCTG AGGAGGACAGCGGGGAACTGGCAAAGCCAAAGGTCGGTTTTCAAGAAACAGCGGAAGAGGAGCTGG AAGAAATTGCTTCGGAGAATTCAGATTCCATGTATTCTTCAACTCCTGAAGTTAAGGCCTGA